A genomic stretch from Deinococcus radiotolerans includes:
- a CDS encoding acyl-CoA dehydrogenase family protein produces the protein MTSTPDPSALLAGLDPQALAALSERVDLPALLGAASRLNDRQLGQLTRMLSGPQDDPEDLPAPDGDFLGQLNTLQPDERQTAVDVRDFMQAHVAPIMNEYWNRDEFPRQLIPELRRLDLLRRIWNEDGTRTPNATVLEGLITMEACRVDVSTAVFFGVHAGLAFASVALGGSDEQKAEWLPKMLDLEVIGAFGLTEPEGGSQVSQGMRTTCRRDGDRWILRGQKKWIGNSTFSDFTVIWARDEDSSEVRGFIVRAGTPGYSVEKIQGKTALRIVENGLITLDDCAVPDSDRLQNVQGWRTTAEVLKLTRAGVAWQGVGCAMGAYELALAYAQTREQFGKRIGEFQLIQNHLVHMLGNVTGMLALCLRLSHLADAGDMRDEHAALAKVVTAARCRETVALARETFGGNGILLEYGVAKHFADTEAIYSYEGTNEINTLVVGRAITGLSAFV, from the coding sequence ATGACGAGCACGCCTGACCCGAGCGCCCTCCTGGCCGGCCTGGATCCACAGGCCCTCGCCGCGCTGAGCGAGCGCGTGGACCTGCCCGCGCTGCTGGGCGCCGCCTCCCGCCTGAACGACCGGCAGCTGGGCCAGCTGACCCGCATGCTCAGCGGTCCGCAGGATGACCCGGAGGACCTGCCCGCGCCGGACGGTGATTTTCTGGGACAGCTGAACACGCTACAACCGGACGAGCGGCAGACTGCCGTGGACGTGCGCGACTTCATGCAGGCGCACGTCGCGCCGATCATGAACGAGTACTGGAACCGCGACGAGTTCCCCCGCCAGCTCATCCCGGAGCTGCGCCGCCTGGACCTGCTGCGCCGCATCTGGAACGAGGACGGCACCCGCACACCCAACGCGACCGTGCTGGAGGGCCTGATCACGATGGAGGCGTGCCGGGTGGACGTCAGCACCGCCGTGTTCTTCGGCGTGCACGCGGGACTGGCGTTCGCGTCCGTGGCACTGGGTGGCAGTGACGAGCAGAAGGCCGAGTGGCTGCCGAAGATGCTGGACCTGGAGGTGATCGGCGCGTTCGGCCTGACCGAACCCGAGGGCGGCAGTCAGGTCAGCCAGGGCATGCGCACCACCTGCCGCCGCGACGGGGACCGCTGGATCCTGCGCGGGCAGAAGAAATGGATCGGGAACAGCACCTTCAGCGACTTCACGGTGATCTGGGCGCGGGACGAGGACAGCAGCGAGGTGCGCGGCTTCATCGTCCGCGCCGGCACCCCCGGGTACAGCGTCGAGAAGATCCAGGGCAAGACCGCGCTGCGCATCGTCGAGAACGGCCTGATCACCCTGGACGACTGCGCCGTGCCCGACAGCGACCGCCTCCAGAACGTGCAGGGCTGGCGGACCACCGCCGAGGTCCTGAAACTCACCCGTGCGGGCGTCGCGTGGCAGGGCGTAGGCTGCGCCATGGGCGCCTACGAACTGGCCCTCGCGTACGCGCAGACCCGCGAGCAGTTCGGCAAGCGCATCGGGGAATTCCAGCTCATCCAGAATCACCTTGTGCACATGCTGGGCAACGTGACGGGCATGCTCGCCCTGTGCCTGCGCCTGAGCCACCTCGCCGACGCGGGCGACATGCGCGACGAACACGCCGCCCTGGCGAAGGTCGTCACGGCCGCCCGCTGCCGCGAGACGGTCGCGCTGGCCCGCGAGACCTTCGGCGGGAACGGCATCCTCCTCGAGTACGGGGTCGCGAAGCACTTCGCGGACACCGAGGCCATCTACTCCTACGAGGGCACCAACGAGATCAACACCCTGGTCGTGGGCCGCGCCATCACCGGCCTGAGCGCCTTCGTGTAA